A single genomic interval of Candidatus Binataceae bacterium harbors:
- a CDS encoding CCA tRNA nucleotidyltransferase, with the protein MDHAREKQALSIIDRLRRGGFAGYFAGGCVRDRILGVAAKDYDIATDARPEVVEGLFDNTVAVGSRFGVIVVVIGDDHFEVATFRADAEYHDGRRPSAVRFGTLEEDARRRDFTIGGMYYDPAADRVIDLVGGRRDLRRGVIRAIGNPAERFEEDHLRILRAVRFAARLDFAIATETWDAMRQHAPSVERIAAERIGDELVRIMTEGDAARGLDLLVESGLAAVVLPEVLPLADCPQPPNFHPEGDVYRHTRLMLSMLEAGCAETLSFAALLHDITKPQCLAVAADGKMTYYGHTEQGAEVAREILRRLKRPRAVQERVAYLVRDHLRMCMAPRMRPATLKRMLAEDGFDELLELSRLDTLASSSNLGFYHFCRNARARMSVEEIRPRPLIGGDDLIALGLIPGPDFKQILRQVEDLHLDGALTTPEEALRFVREHHAPRSDAER; encoded by the coding sequence ATGGACCACGCGAGGGAAAAGCAGGCGCTCTCGATTATCGATCGCCTGCGCCGCGGAGGCTTTGCCGGCTATTTCGCCGGCGGCTGTGTGCGCGATCGGATACTCGGTGTTGCCGCCAAGGATTACGACATCGCGACCGATGCGCGTCCCGAGGTGGTCGAGGGTTTGTTCGACAACACTGTCGCAGTGGGCTCGCGCTTCGGCGTTATCGTGGTTGTGATCGGCGACGATCATTTTGAAGTCGCCACCTTTCGCGCCGACGCCGAGTATCACGACGGCCGCCGCCCCTCCGCGGTGCGCTTCGGCACGCTCGAGGAAGATGCCCGCCGCCGCGACTTCACGATCGGCGGGATGTACTACGATCCCGCCGCCGATCGCGTGATCGATCTGGTCGGCGGCCGTCGCGACTTGCGCCGCGGCGTGATCCGCGCGATTGGGAATCCTGCCGAACGCTTCGAGGAGGACCATTTGCGGATCCTGCGCGCGGTGCGCTTCGCTGCGCGCCTGGACTTCGCGATAGCAACAGAAACCTGGGACGCGATGCGGCAGCACGCGCCGTCCGTTGAGCGCATCGCCGCCGAGCGGATCGGCGACGAGCTGGTTAGAATCATGACCGAGGGCGACGCGGCGCGCGGCCTTGATCTGCTGGTTGAAAGCGGTCTCGCGGCGGTGGTGCTGCCCGAGGTGCTCCCGCTCGCTGACTGCCCGCAACCGCCGAATTTCCATCCGGAGGGCGACGTTTACCGTCATACCCGCCTGATGCTCTCGATGCTCGAAGCGGGCTGCGCTGAGACCCTTTCCTTCGCCGCGCTGCTCCACGATATCACGAAGCCTCAATGTCTCGCGGTCGCCGCAGACGGCAAGATGACCTACTACGGCCATACCGAGCAGGGCGCGGAGGTCGCGCGCGAAATCCTACGGCGGCTCAAGCGTCCGCGCGCGGTGCAGGAGCGAGTTGCCTACCTCGTGCGCGATCATCTGCGGATGTGCATGGCGCCGCGGATGCGGCCGGCGACGCTCAAGCGGATGCTTGCCGAAGACGGCTTCGACGAGCTGCTCGAACTCTCGCGCCTCGACACCCTCGCCTCGAGTTCTAATCTCGGCTTCTACCACTTTTGTCGGAACGCCCGCGCGCGCATGAGCGTCGAGGAGATTCGTCCGCGCCCGCTGATTGGCGGTGACGATCTAATCGCGCTCGGTTTGATTCCGGGGCCGGACTTCAAACAAATCCTCCGGCAGGTCGAGGACCTCCATCTGGACGGCGCCCTGACCACGCCGGAAGAAGCCCTCCGCTTCGTGCGCGAGCATCACGCGCCGCGCAGCGACGCCGAACGTTGA
- a CDS encoding phenylalanine--tRNA ligase subunit alpha gives MKEQLEEIRARALSELADGAGEAAIEAVRVRVLGRAGELTEIMRRMREVPNDQKPIVGRLINEIKSELEARIATLVEEQRRAEMTAALTAASLDVTLPGMRIPRGWLHPVTQVRERMLDIFVAMGFEVIETRDVEDDFHNFGALNFPPDHPAREMQDTFFLPGGLLLRTHTSNGQIRVMEQRRPPLAIVCPGNCYRRDELSVRAAPMFSQVEGFMVDRAGIITMAHLKGVLSAFLRALFGAETQVRFRSSFFPFTEPSAEVDISCLLCQGKGCRVCKHSGWLEVLGSGMIHPNVLRAVGYDPAEYQGFAFGMGVERISLLKLGVDDLRLFYENDLRFLSQFRAGDLSS, from the coding sequence ATGAAAGAGCAACTCGAGGAAATTCGCGCGCGGGCGCTGAGTGAACTAGCCGACGGCGCCGGAGAGGCCGCGATCGAGGCGGTCCGAGTGCGTGTGCTCGGACGGGCCGGCGAGTTGACCGAGATCATGCGGCGGATGCGCGAAGTTCCGAACGACCAGAAGCCAATCGTCGGCCGCCTGATCAACGAAATCAAGAGCGAACTCGAGGCGCGAATTGCGACGCTGGTCGAGGAGCAGCGGCGCGCCGAGATGACCGCGGCGCTCACGGCCGCGAGTCTCGACGTGACGCTGCCCGGGATGCGAATTCCGCGCGGCTGGCTCCATCCGGTGACCCAGGTGCGCGAGCGGATGCTCGACATTTTCGTCGCGATGGGCTTCGAGGTGATCGAGACCCGCGACGTCGAGGATGACTTCCACAATTTCGGCGCACTGAATTTTCCGCCCGACCATCCGGCGCGCGAGATGCAGGACACTTTTTTTCTGCCTGGCGGATTGTTGCTGCGCACGCACACCTCAAACGGCCAGATTCGCGTGATGGAGCAGCGGCGCCCTCCCCTTGCGATCGTCTGTCCCGGCAACTGCTACCGCCGCGACGAACTCAGCGTGCGGGCCGCGCCGATGTTCAGCCAGGTCGAGGGCTTCATGGTCGATCGCGCGGGCATCATCACGATGGCTCATCTGAAGGGGGTACTCAGCGCATTCCTGCGCGCCTTGTTCGGCGCGGAGACGCAAGTGCGTTTCCGCTCAAGCTTTTTTCCCTTCACCGAGCCCAGCGCCGAGGTCGATATCTCCTGCCTGCTGTGCCAGGGCAAAGGCTGCCGGGTCTGCAAGCATAGCGGATGGCTGGAAGTTCTCGGCTCGGGAATGATCCATCCGAACGTGTTGCGCGCGGTCGGCTACGACCCGGCGGAGTACCAGGGTTTTGCGTTCGGTATGGGCGTTGAGCGCATCTCGCTACTCAAGCTCGGCGTCGATGATCTGCGGCTGTTTTACGAAAATGATCTGCGCTTTCTGAGCCAGTTCCGGGCGGGTGACCTATCGTCATGA
- the rplT gene encoding 50S ribosomal protein L20, translating to MPRAKGGPKTRRRHKRQLKLASGFVGGRKLYRQARNTFEKGLTYAYRDRKQKKRNFRSLWIARINALVREQGLSYSLFIHGLKQAGIELDRKQLAVLALNRDQLFSDLVRAAKEALGAQAA from the coding sequence ATGCCTCGCGCCAAAGGCGGACCGAAGACCCGTCGCCGTCATAAACGACAGCTGAAGCTGGCCTCGGGTTTCGTCGGGGGACGCAAGCTTTATCGGCAGGCCCGCAACACTTTCGAGAAGGGGCTGACCTACGCCTATCGCGACCGCAAACAGAAAAAGCGCAATTTCCGCTCGCTCTGGATCGCGCGGATCAATGCGCTCGTGCGCGAGCAGGGCCTGAGCTACAGCCTCTTTATCCATGGTCTCAAGCAGGCGGGCATCGAACTCGATCGCAAGCAGTTGGCGGTGCTGGCGCTGAATCGCGATCAATTGTTTAGTGACCTGGTGCGCGCCGCCAAAGAGGCGCTGGGCGCGCAAGCCGCCTAA
- the thrS gene encoding threonine--tRNA ligase — protein MSAEIAVTAAGQARIVSPGTPVRELLDLKANRDIIAARVDGKLVDLGRPLEGDAVVEPITAESPEGLEIIRHSTAHLMAQAVQSLFPGTQVTIGPVIEDGFFYDFAPLQPFTVEDLPKIENKMRELAKADLKVQRTEVARAEAITTFEQMGEHYKVEILRGIPEERVSIYRQGDWIDLCRGPHVPSTRYIRAFKLTGVAGAYWRGDEHNPMLSRIYGTAFASKEALEEHLKLVELARQRDHRKIGREMGLFLFDPIAPGQPFYLPKGMIIFNGLVDYVRRLYRRYGFEEVITPQIFRNELWHKSGHWDNFRENMFLAPDPESDSPTIDTGPEGWRQGYGVKPMNCPGHTFVYRAEKRSYRDMPLRIAEFSRLHRAERSGVLHGLTRVRVMSQDDAHIFCTEAQIEDEVAMNLAMVREIYTTLGFERSEFKLATMPDLHLGSEEQWRMSEEKLANALRRNQVEFTINPKEGAFYGPKIEIYVPDALKRKWQVATIQLDYNLPERFALTYTSNTSTEERPVMIHRAILGSLERFIGVLLEHTGGVLPFWLAPEQVRVLSLSEKVASYAAELAHRLKARGFRASADLRNEKLGFKVREAELAKVPYMAIVGEREAADRRVSVRKLRGAKDLTFAADEFVAVLDGEPLPA, from the coding sequence ATGAGCGCCGAAATCGCTGTCACCGCTGCGGGTCAGGCGCGCATCGTGTCGCCGGGCACGCCGGTGCGCGAGCTGCTCGATCTCAAGGCCAATCGCGACATCATCGCGGCGCGCGTCGATGGCAAGCTGGTCGATCTGGGCCGCCCGCTCGAGGGTGACGCGGTCGTCGAGCCGATCACTGCGGAGAGTCCCGAAGGCCTCGAAATCATCCGGCACTCGACCGCCCATCTGATGGCGCAAGCGGTGCAGAGCCTTTTCCCCGGCACCCAGGTCACGATCGGTCCGGTGATCGAAGACGGCTTCTTCTACGATTTCGCGCCGCTGCAACCCTTTACGGTCGAGGACCTGCCGAAGATCGAGAATAAGATGCGCGAGCTGGCCAAGGCCGATCTCAAGGTTCAACGGACCGAGGTGGCGCGCGCGGAGGCGATCACGACCTTCGAGCAGATGGGCGAGCATTACAAGGTCGAGATTTTGCGCGGCATCCCCGAGGAGCGCGTCTCGATCTACCGGCAGGGCGACTGGATCGATCTGTGCCGCGGCCCGCACGTGCCCTCGACCCGCTATATCCGCGCCTTCAAGCTGACGGGGGTTGCGGGCGCGTATTGGCGCGGCGACGAGCACAATCCGATGCTCTCGCGGATATACGGGACGGCCTTCGCGAGCAAAGAGGCGCTCGAGGAACACCTCAAGCTGGTCGAGTTGGCGCGGCAGCGCGACCATCGCAAGATCGGGCGCGAGATGGGGCTGTTTCTCTTCGATCCGATCGCGCCCGGCCAGCCGTTCTATCTGCCCAAGGGGATGATCATCTTTAATGGCCTGGTCGATTACGTGCGGCGTCTCTATCGCCGCTACGGTTTCGAGGAAGTGATCACGCCGCAAATTTTCCGCAATGAGCTATGGCACAAGTCCGGGCATTGGGACAATTTTCGCGAGAACATGTTTCTCGCGCCAGACCCGGAAAGCGACAGCCCAACGATCGACACCGGTCCCGAGGGCTGGCGCCAAGGTTACGGGGTCAAGCCGATGAACTGCCCCGGCCATACGTTTGTGTATCGCGCCGAAAAGCGCTCCTACCGCGATATGCCGCTACGCATCGCCGAGTTTTCGCGGCTCCATCGCGCCGAGCGCTCGGGCGTGCTGCATGGGTTGACGCGCGTGCGCGTGATGTCCCAGGACGACGCGCACATCTTCTGCACTGAGGCGCAGATCGAAGACGAAGTCGCGATGAACCTCGCCATGGTTCGCGAGATCTATACGACGCTGGGCTTCGAGCGCAGCGAGTTCAAACTCGCGACGATGCCGGATTTGCATCTGGGCAGCGAAGAGCAATGGCGCATGAGCGAGGAGAAGCTCGCCAACGCGCTGCGCCGCAATCAGGTGGAATTCACGATCAATCCAAAGGAAGGGGCTTTCTACGGCCCCAAGATCGAAATCTACGTCCCCGACGCGCTCAAACGAAAATGGCAGGTCGCGACGATTCAGCTCGACTACAACCTGCCGGAGCGGTTCGCTTTGACCTACACGTCGAACACGAGCACCGAGGAGCGCCCGGTAATGATTCATCGGGCAATTCTGGGCTCGCTCGAAAGATTCATCGGCGTGCTGCTGGAGCATACGGGTGGCGTGCTGCCCTTCTGGCTCGCGCCGGAACAGGTGCGCGTGCTCTCACTCAGCGAGAAGGTCGCGAGCTACGCCGCTGAGCTGGCGCATCGCCTCAAGGCCAGGGGTTTCCGCGCGAGCGCCGACCTGCGCAACGAAAAGCTCGGATTCAAGGTTCGCGAAGCCGAACTGGCCAAGGTTCCTTATATGGCGATCGTGGGCGAGCGCGAGGCCGCCGATCGCCGTGTCTCAGTGCGCAAGCTGCGCGGGGCGAAGGACCTGACCTTCGCGGCTGACGAATTTGTCGCGGTTCTGGATGGCGAACCGCTTCCAGCATAA
- a CDS encoding ABC transporter permease encodes MFESFLASTVAMTTPILLAALGELLVENSGVLNVGIEGAMLSGAFFGFAAAWFSGSIIIGMLGAVAAGVALNAILAILVVNLAVNQVVAGTALDIFALGLTGVAYRRIFGVTGQAVTVHALGPLALGPLARLPLIGRPLFDQNPLGYLAFALVPILGYGLRRTRYGLRIRAVGERPEAADALGLRVFRLRWTMILIAGALAGLGGAYLTLAYANTFVEGISNGRGFVALSVVIVGRWRAWGVAAASLLFGAAIAMQFTLQAAGTAIPYQCFLATPYLLTLLVLAVVGGQARAPGALGEPYRRP; translated from the coding sequence ATGTTTGAAAGTTTCCTTGCTTCCACCGTCGCGATGACGACGCCGATTCTGCTCGCCGCGCTCGGCGAGCTGCTGGTCGAGAACAGCGGAGTACTCAACGTCGGGATCGAGGGCGCGATGTTGAGCGGGGCGTTCTTCGGCTTCGCCGCCGCCTGGTTCAGCGGGAGCATTATCATCGGGATGCTTGGTGCGGTCGCGGCTGGCGTGGCGCTCAACGCGATCCTTGCGATCCTCGTCGTCAATCTGGCGGTCAATCAGGTCGTCGCAGGCACCGCGCTGGATATTTTCGCGCTCGGGTTGACCGGCGTGGCCTATCGGCGAATCTTCGGCGTGACCGGTCAAGCCGTCACGGTCCACGCGCTGGGGCCGCTCGCGCTCGGACCGCTCGCTCGTCTCCCGTTGATCGGCCGGCCGCTGTTCGATCAGAACCCACTGGGTTATCTGGCCTTCGCGCTCGTCCCCATCCTCGGTTACGGTCTGCGCCGCACCCGCTATGGACTCCGTATCCGCGCCGTCGGTGAGCGGCCCGAAGCGGCCGATGCTCTGGGGCTGCGGGTTTTCCGTCTGCGCTGGACGATGATCCTGATTGCGGGCGCGCTGGCCGGGCTCGGCGGCGCCTATCTGACGCTCGCCTACGCCAACACCTTCGTCGAGGGGATTTCCAATGGCCGCGGTTTCGTCGCCCTGTCGGTGGTCATTGTCGGCCGCTGGCGCGCCTGGGGGGTCGCCGCCGCTTCCCTCCTGTTCGGTGCCGCGATCGCGATGCAGTTCACCTTGCAGGCCGCGGGCACTGCTATTCCCTATCAGTGCTTTCTCGCCACGCCGTATCTGTTAACCCTGCTGGTGCTCGCGGTGGTCGGCGGACAGGCGCGCGCGCCCGGCGCCCTCGGCGAGCCCTACCGCCGTCCGTGA
- the rpmI gene encoding 50S ribosomal protein L35, with product MPKIKTSRCAAKRLKFSKNGKAKFKHTNLRHLLSSKSRSRKRHLRAPGVMNKTDSATMRRLLPYL from the coding sequence ATGCCGAAGATCAAAACCTCACGCTGCGCCGCCAAGCGCCTCAAGTTCAGCAAGAACGGCAAAGCCAAATTCAAGCACACGAATCTGCGGCATTTGCTTTCGAGCAAGAGCCGCAGCCGCAAGCGCCATCTGCGCGCGCCGGGCGTGATGAACAAGACCGACAGCGCGACGATGCGCCGGCTGCTGCCGTATTTGTAA
- a CDS encoding VOC family protein produces the protein MEINGVAHIYLTVDKFDECAKFYRRLLPFLGMTFIVRDEPGDLYCIGGRTGFGIARSAPEHRGTAFSQGRPGLHHICFRARSREDVDAAHGLARELGAKIVRAPEVGRWAPGYYSVLFEDPDGVRLEVNFIPGKGLLAADSESAGSRP, from the coding sequence GTGGAAATCAACGGCGTGGCGCACATCTATCTGACCGTCGATAAATTCGACGAGTGCGCGAAGTTCTATCGCCGCCTGTTGCCGTTTCTCGGAATGACCTTCATCGTACGCGACGAGCCTGGCGATCTTTATTGCATCGGCGGCAGGACCGGCTTCGGCATCGCGCGCAGCGCTCCGGAGCATCGCGGGACAGCGTTCAGTCAGGGACGCCCCGGGCTGCATCACATCTGCTTCCGCGCGCGCTCGCGCGAAGACGTTGACGCTGCGCATGGCCTGGCCCGCGAGCTGGGTGCGAAGATCGTACGCGCCCCGGAAGTCGGGCGCTGGGCGCCTGGCTATTACTCGGTGTTGTTCGAGGACCCCGATGGGGTTCGCCTCGAAGTCAATTTCATCCCGGGCAAGGGTTTGCTGGCCGCTGATTCGGAGTCGGCCGGCAGCCGGCCTTGA
- a CDS encoding AI-2E family transporter, whose translation MERERIIGFSFFALLAFITYEFYLVISPFLIAITWAILLAFIAHPAMIALNRKIKSRSTCALILTLVLVLGVILPTVWLSTHLVVEAQSLYADLSHLTPVQRVSQGSHWIRGTRAGMWLDDMLVRRGLSLEDEIDSGATQGAKAISELMLKNSVAVAGGIAVFLFHFSMTLITFFYLLRDGESYYEILRDLTPLRDEDKTAVFETLQLTLSSVMRGLMFSSLLDGIALGLSYLVLGVPYWALLAILSAVAGLLPVGGTALVWIPAAGYLLYSSGWVAAIILTVWAALTLAVVDNVIKPLLMGHGSGLPTIALFFGLAGGIEAYGPLGIFAGPAVIAVLAALLKVYRRTYVAEEPVIVVPPPEIGSSLRERRRKLKEALAGPRWRRLGPKG comes from the coding sequence ATGGAACGAGAACGCATCATAGGATTTTCTTTTTTTGCGCTGCTCGCGTTCATAACCTACGAATTCTACCTGGTTATCTCGCCGTTTCTGATCGCGATCACCTGGGCGATTCTGTTGGCTTTCATTGCCCACCCGGCGATGATCGCGCTCAATCGGAAAATCAAGAGCCGGTCTACCTGCGCACTGATCCTTACGCTCGTCTTGGTCCTGGGAGTGATACTGCCGACGGTCTGGCTTTCGACTCATCTTGTGGTCGAGGCCCAATCCCTCTATGCCGACCTGTCGCATCTGACTCCCGTACAGCGGGTATCGCAGGGCAGCCATTGGATTCGCGGGACACGGGCCGGCATGTGGCTCGATGACATGCTTGTGCGGCGCGGCCTGAGTCTTGAAGACGAAATCGATTCCGGGGCTACCCAGGGAGCGAAAGCCATCAGCGAGCTCATGCTTAAAAACAGCGTCGCCGTGGCCGGCGGGATCGCGGTTTTTCTCTTCCACTTTTCCATGACGCTGATTACTTTCTTCTATCTCTTGCGTGATGGCGAGAGCTATTACGAGATTCTGCGCGACCTTACACCGCTGCGCGACGAGGACAAGACCGCAGTCTTCGAGACACTCCAGCTCACGCTCTCCTCGGTGATGCGCGGGCTGATGTTCTCCTCCCTGCTCGACGGAATCGCGCTGGGACTGAGTTATCTCGTGCTGGGCGTGCCCTACTGGGCGTTGCTCGCGATCCTCAGCGCGGTCGCCGGGCTGCTGCCGGTGGGCGGGACGGCGCTGGTTTGGATACCCGCGGCGGGGTACCTGCTCTATTCGAGTGGTTGGGTCGCGGCCATAATCCTCACTGTGTGGGCGGCGCTAACCCTCGCGGTGGTCGATAACGTGATCAAACCTCTCTTGATGGGTCATGGCAGCGGGCTGCCGACGATCGCGCTGTTTTTTGGTCTCGCCGGCGGCATTGAGGCCTACGGCCCATTGGGGATTTTTGCCGGCCCGGCAGTGATCGCAGTGCTTGCCGCCCTGCTAAAAGTCTATCGTCGCACGTATGTAGCCGAGGAACCCGTCATCGTTGTGCCCCCGCCCGAAATTGGCTCATCGCTTCGCGAGCGTAGGCGCAAATTGAAAGAGGCGCTTGCCGGTCCGAGATGGCGGCGCTTGGGTCCGAAAGGCTAA
- a CDS encoding ABC transporter permease, giving the protein MKLGALAAPLAAIILAGLLVTLVLIALGAAPAMVLAALADGAFGNRLACVDTLVKATPLLYCALAVAIAFEGALWNIGADGQLIVGALAAGACGPRLGGWPHPAAILVMLLAGALGGALWGAFAGWLRARRDVNEVISTIMLNFTAAQLLSWAVHGPLMEASGAFPESAPIAASAELHHFLPPSRLNLGMLLAVLLAVACYVFLFHTAMGFELRALGRNRRAAAWFGISAKRLTIMTLTLSGALAGLGGAVHVAAVTDRLYESLSPGWGYEAIAVALVAQLNPLAIIPSAIFFGALDNGAQSMQRTAGVSPVLVQVIQALVIILLLAFDRLGLGRQDYDAGSASRGPEGESCGEILNV; this is encoded by the coding sequence ATGAAACTTGGCGCGCTCGCGGCTCCGCTCGCCGCGATCATCCTCGCCGGACTCCTGGTGACGCTGGTGCTGATCGCGCTCGGCGCTGCGCCCGCGATGGTCCTTGCGGCGCTCGCCGATGGCGCATTCGGTAACAGGCTGGCTTGCGTCGACACGCTGGTCAAAGCGACTCCACTGCTCTACTGCGCGCTCGCCGTCGCGATCGCCTTCGAGGGCGCACTCTGGAATATCGGTGCCGACGGCCAGTTGATCGTTGGCGCCCTAGCCGCCGGCGCCTGCGGACCACGACTCGGCGGATGGCCGCATCCGGCGGCGATCCTTGTGATGTTGCTGGCGGGCGCGCTGGGCGGCGCGCTCTGGGGCGCCTTCGCCGGCTGGCTCCGCGCGCGCCGCGACGTCAACGAAGTGATCAGCACGATCATGCTGAATTTTACCGCAGCGCAACTTCTGAGCTGGGCGGTCCACGGACCCTTGATGGAAGCGTCGGGTGCTTTTCCCGAGAGCGCCCCAATCGCGGCGAGCGCCGAACTCCATCATTTCCTCCCGCCAAGCCGTCTCAATCTCGGGATGCTGCTCGCGGTTTTACTCGCAGTCGCCTGTTACGTCTTTTTGTTTCACACCGCAATGGGTTTTGAATTGCGTGCGCTGGGCCGCAATCGCCGCGCCGCCGCCTGGTTCGGAATTTCCGCGAAGCGTCTGACGATCATGACGCTGACCTTGAGCGGTGCGCTCGCGGGCCTCGGTGGCGCAGTCCACGTCGCCGCGGTCACCGATCGGCTATACGAATCGTTGTCGCCCGGATGGGGTTACGAAGCGATCGCGGTCGCGCTGGTCGCGCAGCTCAATCCGCTCGCGATTATCCCCTCGGCAATCTTTTTCGGCGCGCTCGATAACGGCGCGCAATCGATGCAGCGCACCGCCGGAGTCTCGCCCGTGCTGGTGCAGGTGATTCAGGCGCTGGTGATTATCCTGTTGCTCGCTTTCGATCGTCTCGGGCTGGGCCGCCAAGACTACGACGCGGGATCGGCGAGCCGAGGGCCGGAAGGCGAATCCTGCGGGGAAATTCTCAATGTTTGA
- the infC gene encoding translation initiation factor IF-3, with amino-acid sequence MRHNNLIRSPEVRVIDADGKQAGIMSVRDAMRLAETQGLDLVEVASTTQPPVCRITDFDKYRYALKKKAHDSKKGSSASTIKEVKMGALTDKHDVEFKVKHIKRFVGEGQRVKLSVSFRGRQMAHPELGRALIDGIVEQVREVAQPDGSVRMEGRNMSVLLTPR; translated from the coding sequence ATCCGCCACAACAATCTGATTCGCTCGCCCGAGGTGCGGGTCATCGATGCGGACGGCAAACAGGCGGGCATCATGAGTGTTCGCGACGCCATGCGTCTCGCCGAAACTCAGGGACTCGACCTGGTCGAAGTCGCGTCGACGACGCAGCCGCCCGTATGCCGCATCACCGATTTCGACAAATACCGCTACGCGCTTAAGAAAAAAGCCCACGATTCCAAGAAGGGCTCTTCCGCCAGCACCATCAAGGAAGTAAAGATGGGTGCGCTGACCGACAAGCACGACGTCGAGTTCAAAGTTAAGCACATCAAACGCTTTGTCGGCGAAGGTCAGCGTGTTAAGCTCTCGGTTTCATTTCGGGGCAGGCAGATGGCTCATCCCGAACTCGGCCGGGCATTGATCGATGGAATTGTCGAACAGGTGCGCGAAGTGGCGCAGCCGGACGGGTCGGTGCGGATGGAAGGACGTAACATGTCGGTGCTGCTGACGCCGCGGTAG
- a CDS encoding ATP-binding cassette domain-containing protein, producing MIRAVGIRKRFGRTLALDGVDFIAHGGEIHALIGENGAGKSTLVNILAGRLDADGGAIELDGVALRERTPAAMLRAGVAAVFQSPMLFEGMSWEENLAFGGASRSGLRLDLIDVAAGASRIARELGFGLPAAGALIAELSIAARIRLEIVRALNFRPRVLILDEPTSVLAPAELVAFLAMLRRLRTDRRAVIIVTHKLGEALAVSDRFTVLRAGVKVAERTPTETSATELARLMVGELTTPSLIAPVRSEAHTVVLALENIVCQRDGRRVLDALSLSLAAGEIVGIAGVDGNGQDDLTELLAGVIAPSAGKLRQAGEGAVAVIPRNRDIDGLILEMPLWENLLLARVLRRRFTLAMGLLRRRAAIRFCAALLERFAIRAPSPAAPAATLSGGNRQRLMVARALACASQVIVAHDISRGLDLRATAEVHRRLREYAAAGGAVLLLSSDLDELLALCGRLWVISRGRLVEVGASDRNPEQLGLLMSGAAA from the coding sequence TTGATTCGCGCCGTTGGCATCCGCAAACGTTTCGGGCGCACGCTCGCTCTCGACGGGGTTGACTTTATTGCGCACGGCGGCGAGATTCACGCCCTGATCGGCGAGAACGGCGCCGGCAAGAGCACTCTCGTTAATATCCTCGCCGGACGCCTTGATGCCGATGGCGGCGCGATCGAGCTCGATGGCGTCGCGCTCCGTGAGCGTACGCCGGCGGCGATGTTGCGCGCCGGCGTCGCCGCGGTGTTTCAATCGCCGATGCTCTTCGAGGGCATGTCGTGGGAGGAGAATCTGGCGTTCGGCGGCGCAAGCCGATCGGGCCTGCGACTCGATCTGATTGACGTCGCCGCGGGCGCGAGCCGGATCGCGCGCGAACTCGGCTTCGGTCTGCCCGCTGCCGGTGCATTGATTGCCGAACTCTCGATCGCCGCGCGGATTCGTCTCGAGATCGTCCGCGCGCTTAATTTTCGTCCACGCGTGCTGATTCTCGACGAGCCGACCAGCGTCCTTGCCCCGGCTGAACTTGTCGCCTTCCTCGCGATGCTGCGCCGGCTGCGCACCGACCGCCGGGCTGTGATTATTGTGACCCACAAGCTCGGCGAGGCGCTCGCTGTCTCCGACCGTTTCACGGTGCTTCGCGCCGGCGTAAAAGTCGCCGAAAGAACCCCCACGGAGACCAGCGCCACCGAGCTTGCTCGCCTGATGGTCGGCGAACTCACGACGCCGAGCCTTATCGCGCCGGTGCGCTCCGAAGCGCACACGGTTGTGCTGGCGCTCGAAAATATCGTCTGCCAGCGCGACGGCCGCCGCGTCCTCGACGCTCTCTCTCTCTCACTCGCGGCGGGTGAGATCGTCGGCATCGCGGGCGTTGACGGCAACGGTCAGGACGATCTCACCGAGCTGCTCGCCGGCGTGATCGCGCCCAGCGCGGGAAAGCTGCGCCAAGCGGGCGAGGGTGCGGTCGCGGTGATCCCGCGTAACCGCGACATCGACGGTCTGATCCTCGAGATGCCGCTGTGGGAAAATCTGCTGCTCGCGCGCGTGTTGCGTCGGCGCTTCACTCTTGCGATGGGACTTCTGCGCCGGCGAGCCGCGATCCGCTTTTGCGCTGCCCTCCTGGAGCGCTTTGCGATCCGCGCGCCGAGCCCAGCGGCGCCCGCCGCCACGCTCTCGGGCGGCAACCGCCAGCGCCTGATGGTTGCGCGCGCGCTCGCCTGCGCCTCGCAGGTGATCGTCGCGCATGACATCTCGCGCGGACTCGATTTGCGCGCCACTGCCGAAGTTCATCGGCGGCTGCGCGAGTACGCGGCGGCGGGCGGCGCGGTACTCCTGCTCTCGAGCGACCTCGACGAGTTGCTGGCGCTGTGCGGACGCCTCTGGGTGATCAGCCGCGGCCGCCTGGTCGAGGTTGGCGCAAGTGATCGCAATCCCGAACAGCTCGGCCTGCTGATGTCGGGCGCGGCCGCATGA